Proteins encoded by one window of Brienomyrus brachyistius isolate T26 chromosome 1, BBRACH_0.4, whole genome shotgun sequence:
- the en1a gene encoding homeobox protein engrailed-1a isoform X1, producing the protein MEEQKDQNSRDSSERESISLSPNLPSPLILPQQVAQQAQRSTNFFIDNILRPDFGCKKEVSNSERAQTSTRENINALIIRPSHPNTICQDSNCSSDSTSSSSSLQLFKQSSKQGEGNGSNTTKYGENTTSIMVVNTTNGGTAATKESQPMLWPAWVYCTRYSDRPSSGPRTRKLKKKKSEKEDKRPRTAFTAEQLQRLKSEFQANRYITEQRRQSLAQELNLNESQIKIWFQNKRAKIKKASGYKNGLALQLMAQGLYNHSTTTVQEDIVDSE; encoded by the exons ATGGAAGAGCAAAAGGATCAGAACAGCCGAGATTCGAGCGAACGGGAGAGCATTTCCCTGTCACCGAATTTACCATCTCCGCTCATACTCCCTCAGCAAGTTGCACAGCAAGCCCAGAGAAGTACAAATTTCTTTATTGATAACATTCTCCGGCCAGATTTCGGTTGCAAAAAAGAGGTTAGTAACAGTGAACGGGCGCAAACGTCGACTAGAGAAAACATCAACGCTTTAATAATAAGGCCATCGCATCCAAACACAATATGCCAGGATTCAAACTGTAgcagtgacagcacttcgtcGTCTTCGTCCTTGCAGTTATTCAAGCAGAGTTCAAAGCAAGGGGAAGGAAATGGATCTAATACGACAAAGTATGGAGAGAACACCACGTCGATAATGGTTGTGAACACGACTAATGGAGGAACCGCTGCCACGAAAGAATCTCAACCTATGTTATGGCCTGCTTGGGTTTATTGCACAAGATATTCAGACAGGCCATCATCTG GCCCAAGGACACGAAAATTGAAAAAGAAGAAAAGTGAAAAAGAAGACAAGCGACCCAGAACAGCATTTACAGCCGAGCAGCTGCAAAGACTTAAATCTGAGTTTCAGGCCAATCGCTACATCACGGAGCAAAGGAGACAGTCACTGGCCCAGGAACTGAACCTTAACGAGTCACAAATCAAAATTTGGTTTCAGAATAAGCGAGCGAAAATTAAAAAAGCCAGTGGTTATAAGAACGGTCTAGCTCTTCAACTGATGGCACAGGGACTGTATAACCATTCCACTACCACCGTTCAGGAAGACATTGTTGACAGCGAATGA
- the en1a gene encoding homeobox protein engrailed-1a isoform X2 codes for MEEQKDQNSRDSSERESISLSPNLPSPLILPQQVAQQAQRSTNFFIDNILRPDFGCKKELFKQSSKQGEGNGSNTTKYGENTTSIMVVNTTNGGTAATKESQPMLWPAWVYCTRYSDRPSSGPRTRKLKKKKSEKEDKRPRTAFTAEQLQRLKSEFQANRYITEQRRQSLAQELNLNESQIKIWFQNKRAKIKKASGYKNGLALQLMAQGLYNHSTTTVQEDIVDSE; via the exons ATGGAAGAGCAAAAGGATCAGAACAGCCGAGATTCGAGCGAACGGGAGAGCATTTCCCTGTCACCGAATTTACCATCTCCGCTCATACTCCCTCAGCAAGTTGCACAGCAAGCCCAGAGAAGTACAAATTTCTTTATTGATAACATTCTCCGGCCAGATTTCGGTTGCAAAAAAGAG TTATTCAAGCAGAGTTCAAAGCAAGGGGAAGGAAATGGATCTAATACGACAAAGTATGGAGAGAACACCACGTCGATAATGGTTGTGAACACGACTAATGGAGGAACCGCTGCCACGAAAGAATCTCAACCTATGTTATGGCCTGCTTGGGTTTATTGCACAAGATATTCAGACAGGCCATCATCTG GCCCAAGGACACGAAAATTGAAAAAGAAGAAAAGTGAAAAAGAAGACAAGCGACCCAGAACAGCATTTACAGCCGAGCAGCTGCAAAGACTTAAATCTGAGTTTCAGGCCAATCGCTACATCACGGAGCAAAGGAGACAGTCACTGGCCCAGGAACTGAACCTTAACGAGTCACAAATCAAAATTTGGTTTCAGAATAAGCGAGCGAAAATTAAAAAAGCCAGTGGTTATAAGAACGGTCTAGCTCTTCAACTGATGGCACAGGGACTGTATAACCATTCCACTACCACCGTTCAGGAAGACATTGTTGACAGCGAATGA